A single genomic interval of Spirosoma taeanense harbors:
- a CDS encoding CusA/CzcA family heavy metal efflux RND transporter, which yields MFDAIIRFSIRNKLVIGAFVLALIGWGGYSAYNLPVDAVPDITNNQVVVITQTPALAAQEAERFITTPLELAMANLQNVEEIRSVSKLGLSVLTVVFTEETDMLRARQLVSEQLQNALKDIPADYGQPFLAPITTGLGEIYQYTLVPQAGYEGKYSLSELRSIQDWIVKRQLAGIKGVIEISSFGGYLKQYEVAVDPERLRASGVTLTELADAMARNNANTGGSYIERNNQAYFIRGEGAVSSLKDIENTIIHTRNGLPIRIGNVAKVQFGHAVRFGALTRNGEGEAVGGIVLMLKGADSETTIKGVKERIKRIQTSLPEGIKIVPFIDRTKLIGKTIATVERNLLEGGLIVVTVLLILMGSWRAGLIVASVIPLAMLFTLGMMKTLGLSANLMSLGAIDFGLIVDGSIIIVEAVLHHFGQEKRFIGRTLTATEMDEAVFESASAIRRSAAFGEIIILIVYLPILSLTGIEGKMFRPMAETVSFAILAALVLSLTYVPMMSALLLPRTVEIKRTFSDRLMDWLYQHYEPLAKLALRWRKTTILIALGALAVIVLLFGRLGGEFIPQLDEGDMAIDFRMPSGTSLSATIDASLKAQKALKTHFHEVRQIVGRIGASEIPTDPMPVEQVDLMITMKDRADWTNATDREDMAAKMGEVLAQEVPGASAEFTQPIQMRFNEMITGVKSDIVVKIFGDDLQVLFDKANASSRFIEKVPGVVGLRVEQTVGLPQINVQYDRTKLAQYGVSVADVNRLIKAGFAGETTGPVYEGERHYDMVIRLDSASRQNMTDLSGLYVALPGGGSVPLDEVATISYIQAPAQISHDGTKRRITIGVSIRGRDVESVVGDIQQRLEQQIKLPPGYYFTYGGAFENLQRAKDRLSIAVPVALFLIFLLLFATFNSLKYAVLIFSSIPLAAVGGVLALWIRDMPFSISAGVGFIALFGVAVLNGIVLIGYFNELEKEGERDLHERILHGLRVRFRPVIMTASVASLGFLPMALSTSAGAEVQKPLATVVIGGLITATLLTLVVLPVLYSLVVGRAKRGTSKPSATVPTALALLLIAGLPFGVLAQTASVTASSRSIPSPDVNVGTIQRLTLPQAINLANRQSLLLRGSALEIESQRALINSAFDPAKTSVEVQIGQTQARPTDYIVGATQLFGLPSFYRAQKLLYQSNAVSAERRFDLRRVQLSTGVKQAYYQLLFDYQVSRLLRQQDSLYQNAARAAEVRYRTGETNRLEQVSADTRLQSVRLRQLSLRADIETHTRALQLLINVPDLPMIDTTLSLRRDFPLADTVALAANPALAVLQQERVVSRNQTHLERQRLKPDLLIGYYNQSILHEPGFNVVQAGVSVPLFSKAFKARINAARINEQLVDNNFTYTQTQLTGQLAILQRNAETLRASLAYFEQAALPQARLIQSTALRSYRAGEIDYIEFFQNSQQAFVIEEDYLNTVLNYTNIVVQTEELLGIE from the coding sequence ATGTTTGATGCCATAATCCGATTCAGTATTCGGAATAAATTAGTCATTGGGGCGTTTGTGCTGGCTCTGATTGGCTGGGGTGGCTATTCGGCCTATAACCTGCCGGTCGATGCCGTGCCGGATATCACCAACAATCAGGTCGTTGTCATTACGCAGACGCCCGCGCTGGCTGCGCAGGAGGCCGAACGATTCATCACAACACCCCTGGAGCTGGCGATGGCTAACCTCCAGAACGTAGAGGAGATTCGCTCGGTGTCCAAGCTGGGCCTATCGGTGCTGACCGTCGTGTTTACCGAAGAGACGGATATGCTCAGAGCCCGGCAGCTGGTATCGGAACAGCTGCAAAATGCGCTGAAAGATATTCCCGCTGATTACGGGCAGCCGTTTCTGGCCCCCATCACGACGGGGCTGGGTGAAATCTATCAGTACACGCTCGTACCCCAGGCCGGTTATGAAGGAAAGTATTCACTGTCGGAGTTACGTTCCATTCAGGACTGGATAGTGAAACGGCAGCTGGCCGGCATTAAAGGGGTTATCGAGATCAGCAGTTTCGGCGGATATCTGAAGCAGTATGAGGTCGCCGTTGACCCTGAACGCCTGCGAGCGTCGGGCGTAACGCTTACCGAACTGGCTGATGCCATGGCGCGTAACAATGCCAACACCGGTGGCAGCTATATCGAACGGAATAATCAGGCCTATTTTATTCGGGGCGAAGGTGCCGTCAGCAGTCTGAAAGACATCGAGAATACAATTATCCACACCCGGAATGGGTTGCCTATCCGAATTGGTAACGTAGCGAAGGTGCAGTTTGGCCATGCCGTACGCTTTGGTGCGCTTACCCGAAACGGCGAGGGCGAAGCTGTGGGTGGCATTGTGCTAATGCTGAAAGGGGCCGATTCCGAAACAACAATTAAAGGCGTCAAGGAGCGGATCAAACGGATTCAGACCTCGCTGCCCGAAGGAATAAAAATCGTACCGTTCATTGATCGGACCAAGCTAATTGGTAAAACCATTGCTACCGTTGAGCGTAACCTGCTGGAAGGAGGCCTGATTGTGGTAACGGTACTGTTGATTCTGATGGGCAGCTGGCGGGCGGGCCTGATTGTGGCTTCGGTAATTCCGCTGGCTATGCTGTTTACCCTCGGTATGATGAAAACGCTGGGCTTGTCGGCCAACCTGATGAGCTTGGGTGCTATTGACTTTGGCCTGATTGTCGATGGGTCGATCATTATCGTTGAAGCGGTGCTGCATCATTTCGGGCAGGAAAAACGGTTTATTGGCCGAACGCTTACGGCCACCGAGATGGATGAGGCCGTCTTTGAATCGGCTTCAGCAATCCGGCGGTCGGCGGCTTTTGGCGAGATTATTATTCTGATAGTTTACCTGCCGATTCTCTCGCTTACTGGCATCGAGGGAAAGATGTTCCGGCCGATGGCCGAAACGGTTTCGTTTGCCATTCTGGCTGCTCTGGTTCTGTCGCTCACGTATGTACCGATGATGTCAGCGCTGTTACTGCCCAGAACGGTCGAAATAAAACGAACCTTCTCCGACCGGCTGATGGACTGGCTTTACCAACATTATGAACCCCTGGCGAAGCTGGCCCTACGCTGGCGTAAAACAACCATCCTGATTGCGCTGGGCGCACTGGCGGTGATTGTTCTGCTGTTCGGCCGGTTAGGGGGCGAGTTTATTCCGCAATTGGATGAAGGCGATATGGCTATTGATTTTCGGATGCCCTCCGGCACATCGCTCTCGGCTACCATTGACGCGTCACTCAAAGCGCAGAAAGCCCTGAAAACGCACTTCCATGAAGTACGACAGATTGTGGGGCGCATCGGTGCGTCAGAAATTCCTACCGACCCCATGCCCGTTGAGCAGGTTGATCTGATGATCACCATGAAAGACCGCGCCGACTGGACCAATGCCACCGACCGCGAGGACATGGCCGCCAAAATGGGCGAGGTGCTGGCGCAGGAGGTACCCGGCGCGTCGGCTGAGTTCACGCAGCCCATTCAGATGCGGTTCAATGAGATGATTACGGGCGTTAAGTCGGATATCGTCGTTAAAATTTTTGGTGATGATCTGCAGGTACTTTTCGACAAGGCGAATGCCAGCAGTCGGTTCATCGAGAAAGTACCGGGCGTAGTGGGCCTGCGCGTTGAGCAAACGGTGGGTCTGCCGCAGATCAACGTGCAGTATGACCGGACGAAGCTGGCGCAGTATGGCGTGTCGGTGGCAGACGTAAACCGGCTCATTAAAGCGGGCTTTGCAGGCGAAACGACCGGGCCTGTTTATGAAGGAGAACGCCATTACGATATGGTGATTCGATTGGATAGTGCCAGTCGGCAGAATATGACCGATCTGAGCGGACTCTACGTCGCCTTACCCGGTGGGGGGAGTGTTCCACTCGATGAGGTTGCCACGATCAGCTATATTCAGGCCCCGGCACAGATTTCGCATGACGGTACCAAACGTCGGATTACCATTGGTGTCAGTATCCGGGGACGCGACGTAGAGAGTGTAGTCGGCGACATCCAGCAGCGGTTGGAGCAGCAGATTAAACTACCACCGGGCTATTACTTTACGTACGGTGGAGCGTTTGAAAACCTGCAGCGAGCCAAAGATCGGCTAAGTATTGCCGTGCCGGTGGCTTTGTTTCTTATTTTTCTGCTGCTGTTTGCTACGTTCAATTCGCTCAAATATGCCGTGCTGATTTTTAGCTCGATTCCTCTTGCGGCCGTGGGTGGGGTGCTAGCGCTCTGGATACGGGATATGCCGTTTAGTATTTCGGCAGGTGTTGGTTTCATTGCTCTGTTCGGCGTGGCTGTCCTGAACGGAATTGTTTTGATTGGTTATTTCAATGAACTGGAAAAAGAAGGGGAACGCGATCTGCACGAACGGATTCTACACGGTTTGCGGGTTCGCTTCCGGCCGGTAATCATGACAGCTTCAGTAGCCTCACTGGGCTTTCTGCCCATGGCGCTGTCTACCTCCGCCGGGGCAGAGGTACAGAAACCATTGGCAACGGTTGTTATCGGCGGTTTGATAACCGCTACGCTCCTGACCCTGGTTGTGCTGCCGGTGCTGTATAGTCTGGTTGTGGGTCGTGCCAAACGCGGGACCAGCAAGCCTTCGGCAACAGTACCAACAGCGCTGGCCCTGTTGTTGATTGCCGGGTTGCCTTTTGGCGTGCTGGCCCAGACGGCCTCAGTAACGGCTAGCAGCCGTTCAATTCCTTCTCCTGATGTGAATGTAGGAACGATTCAGCGGCTCACCTTGCCGCAAGCTATTAATCTGGCCAATCGCCAGAGCCTGTTGTTACGGGGTAGCGCTCTGGAAATTGAAAGTCAGCGAGCTTTGATTAACTCGGCCTTTGATCCGGCTAAAACCAGTGTGGAAGTGCAGATTGGTCAGACGCAGGCTCGCCCAACCGACTACATTGTGGGCGCAACCCAGTTGTTTGGCTTGCCGTCGTTTTATCGGGCTCAGAAGCTGTTGTACCAGAGCAATGCTGTATCGGCCGAACGTCGGTTTGACCTCCGGCGGGTTCAGCTAAGTACCGGGGTGAAGCAGGCCTATTATCAACTGTTGTTTGATTATCAGGTAAGCAGACTCCTACGTCAGCAGGATAGTCTCTATCAAAATGCGGCCCGCGCTGCCGAAGTTCGTTACAGAACCGGTGAAACCAACCGACTGGAGCAGGTATCGGCCGATACGCGTCTGCAAAGCGTTCGGCTGCGACAGCTTAGTCTGCGGGCCGATATTGAAACCCACACGCGGGCGTTGCAGTTGCTTATTAACGTACCCGATCTACCGATGATCGATACAACGCTTAGCCTCCGGCGCGATTTTCCTCTGGCAGATACGGTCGCCCTGGCCGCAAATCCTGCTCTGGCGGTGCTGCAGCAGGAGCGTGTTGTTAGCCGGAACCAGACGCACCTCGAACGACAGCGGCTGAAACCCGATTTATTGATAGGATATTATAATCAGTCGATTCTGCACGAGCCTGGCTTTAACGTTGTGCAGGCCGGTGTGTCGGTGCCACTGTTTTCCAAAGCGTTCAAAGCCCGCATCAACGCGGCCCGCATCAACGAACAGCTTGTCGATAACAACTTTACGTATACGCAAACGCAGCTGACCGGGCAACTGGCCATTCTGCAGCGGAACGCCGAAACCCTGCGGGCGTCGCTGGCTTATTTCGAGCAGGCTGCTTTGCCGCAGGCCCGGCTGATCCAGTCGACGGCCCTTCGGAGTTATCGTGCCGGAGAGATCGACTACATCGAGTTTTTCCAGAATAGCCAGCAGGCATTTGTCATTGAAGAAGACTACCTCAACACGGTTCTCAATTATACGAACATCGTTGTTCAGACCGAAGAGCTTTTGGGCATTGAATAG
- a CDS encoding APC family permease translates to MTDSTSPDSLSDSPAATSPALPRRLNLLQGTALNMIDMVGIGPFVVLPLVIKTLGGPQFLWAWVLGAVVSLIDAFVWAELGAAFPQAGGSYNFLKIAYGERRWGRLLSFLYVWQTLIQAPLVMASGAIGFSQYASYLMPLEEWQRKAVSGGVVLIIIILLYRKIDSIGKIGLVMWGAVLLTLGWIIVGGLSNARIPLTQTIGSIGSISGGLVAAGLGQASVKTIYCYLGYYNVCHLGSEIQRPARNIPASMFISIVGIAGLYLLMNLSVVSVVPWQQAQNSEFIVSTFVETLYGPEAARLATILVLLVAFSSLFAVLLGYSRVPYAAAADGQFFRIFAKLHPTRQFPYVSLLFLGGLGLVFSLLFRLGDVITAILAMRIVVQFVGQAVGLLLLHRRRTAVDFPFRMPLYPLPVLLAISVWLFIFLSTGLTFMLSGLTVIALGVVAFLIQAGVRRRWPFQEKEDSLYAGK, encoded by the coding sequence TTGACTGATTCTACGTCCCCTGATTCGCTTTCCGACTCACCAGCCGCTACGTCGCCAGCCTTACCCCGGCGGTTGAATCTACTGCAGGGCACGGCGCTCAATATGATTGATATGGTGGGTATTGGGCCGTTTGTGGTTCTGCCCTTAGTCATTAAAACGCTGGGCGGTCCGCAGTTTTTGTGGGCTTGGGTATTAGGAGCGGTTGTTTCGTTGATTGATGCGTTTGTATGGGCCGAGTTGGGCGCGGCTTTCCCACAGGCCGGGGGCAGCTATAACTTTCTCAAAATTGCGTACGGCGAACGGCGCTGGGGTCGGCTCCTGTCGTTCCTCTACGTCTGGCAGACGCTGATTCAGGCTCCTTTAGTGATGGCGTCCGGAGCCATTGGCTTCTCCCAGTATGCATCCTACCTGATGCCGCTGGAAGAATGGCAACGTAAAGCCGTTTCGGGCGGAGTTGTGCTCATTATCATCATCCTGCTTTACCGGAAGATTGATTCAATCGGTAAAATTGGGCTTGTCATGTGGGGAGCTGTGCTGTTGACTCTTGGCTGGATTATCGTTGGCGGGCTCAGTAATGCCCGGATTCCGTTGACCCAGACGATTGGCTCGATTGGTTCAATCAGCGGGGGACTGGTGGCGGCTGGCTTGGGCCAGGCATCGGTGAAGACGATCTACTGCTACCTTGGCTACTACAATGTCTGTCATCTTGGAAGTGAAATTCAGCGGCCCGCGCGCAATATTCCGGCCAGCATGTTTATCTCTATTGTTGGCATTGCGGGCTTGTATCTGCTCATGAACCTGAGTGTGGTGAGCGTAGTGCCCTGGCAACAGGCTCAGAACAGCGAGTTTATTGTTAGTACGTTTGTCGAGACGCTGTACGGGCCTGAAGCGGCCCGGCTGGCAACGATTCTGGTTCTGCTGGTCGCCTTTTCGTCTTTGTTTGCCGTCTTGCTGGGCTACTCGCGGGTACCGTATGCTGCAGCGGCCGACGGGCAGTTTTTCCGGATTTTTGCCAAACTGCACCCTACCCGGCAGTTTCCCTACGTATCGCTGCTGTTTCTGGGAGGGCTGGGGCTGGTGTTCAGCCTCCTGTTTCGGCTTGGTGATGTGATTACGGCCATTCTTGCCATGCGTATCGTGGTGCAGTTTGTGGGCCAGGCCGTTGGTTTATTGCTGCTGCACCGTCGTCGCACAGCCGTTGATTTCCCGTTTCGAATGCCGTTATATCCGCTACCGGTTCTGCTAGCTATCAGCGTCTGGTTATTCATCTTCTTATCTACCGGCCTGACATTCATGCTGTCTGGCCTGACGGTCATCGCCCTGGGCGTAGTAGCGTTTCTGATTCAGGCAGGCGTTCGAAGGCGGTGGCCCTTTCAGGAGAAAGAAGACAGTCTTTATGCCGGGAAATAA